A window of Campylobacter cuniculorum DSM 23162 = LMG 24588 contains these coding sequences:
- a CDS encoding nicotinate phosphoribosyltransferase, whose protein sequence is MIFKQNLALLCDFYELTMAHGYFKNGKKDQICYFDIFFRRIPDDGEFAIFAGLENILTFIENLHFDKEDIDFLRKQNFFSEEFLQFLSEFKFSGEIYALNEGEVIFPNEPLLCIKATAIEAQLLETFLLLSINHQSLIATKANRIVRAAKGRDVFEFGARRAHGVGAALDGARAAIIGGCKASSCTLAGKLYDISLCGTMAHSWVQMFEDEYTAFCEYLKIYPQNPTLLIDTYNIDLGLENAMRAFKHFGIKEGAVRLDSGNLAQLSRKIRKKLDLAGFKKCKIIVSNSLDETSIKTLLKAPIDSFGVGEKLITASNNPIFGCVYKLVAIEENGIIKPKIKISEDPEKIINPHFKKLYRIYDKNSHEALYDKLCIYNENLKLSSKLESKELLSLVFKEGKRTQKPKTLSEIQNYAKEQISKLNPKLLKAKQKYAIKLSNKLEKIKNSLKENHL, encoded by the coding sequence ATGATTTTTAAACAAAATTTAGCCTTACTTTGCGATTTTTATGAGCTTACTATGGCTCATGGATATTTTAAAAATGGAAAAAAAGATCAAATTTGCTATTTTGATATTTTTTTTCGTAGAATTCCTGATGATGGGGAATTTGCAATTTTTGCAGGGCTTGAAAATATTTTAACTTTTATAGAAAATTTACATTTTGATAAAGAGGATATTGATTTTTTAAGAAAGCAAAATTTTTTTAGTGAAGAATTTTTGCAATTTTTAAGTGAATTTAAATTCAGTGGAGAAATTTATGCACTCAACGAGGGAGAGGTTATTTTTCCTAATGAACCCTTACTTTGTATTAAAGCAACCGCGATAGAAGCACAACTTTTAGAAACTTTTTTACTCTTAAGCATCAATCATCAAAGTTTAATCGCAACAAAGGCAAATCGTATTGTAAGGGCTGCAAAGGGACGCGATGTTTTTGAATTTGGTGCGAGAAGAGCTCACGGAGTGGGTGCGGCTTTAGATGGTGCGAGGGCTGCGATTATCGGTGGTTGCAAAGCAAGTTCTTGCACTTTGGCAGGAAAACTTTATGATATAAGCCTGTGTGGAACTATGGCACATTCTTGGGTGCAAATGTTTGAAGATGAATACACCGCTTTTTGTGAATATCTAAAAATTTATCCACAAAATCCTACTTTACTCATTGATACTTACAATATTGATTTAGGACTTGAAAATGCTATGAGGGCTTTTAAACATTTTGGGATTAAAGAGGGGGCTGTGAGGCTTGATTCTGGAAATTTAGCACAATTGAGTAGAAAAATTAGAAAAAAACTTGATTTAGCAGGTTTTAAAAAATGTAAAATCATTGTTTCAAATTCCTTAGATGAAACAAGCATTAAAACCTTACTTAAAGCACCTATTGACAGCTTTGGGGTGGGCGAAAAGCTCATTACCGCTTCAAACAATCCAATTTTTGGCTGTGTCTATAAACTTGTTGCCATTGAAGAAAATGGTATCATCAAACCTAAAATTAAAATCAGCGAGGATCCTGAAAAAATCATCAATCCCCATTTCAAAAAACTTTATAGAATTTATGATAAAAATTCACATGAAGCCCTTTATGACAAGCTTTGTATTTATAATGAGAATTTAAAATTAAGCTCAAAACTAGAGAGTAAAGAGCTTTTGAGTCTCGTTTTTAAAGAAGGAAAACGCACTCAAAAGCCTAAAACTTTAAGTGAAATTCAAAATTATGCTAAAGAACAAATTTCAAAACTCAATCCTAAGCTTTTAAAAGCTAAACAAAAATACGCGATTAAACTCTCAAACAAACTTGAAAAAATCAAAAATTCTCTCAAAGAAAATCATCTTTAA
- a CDS encoding gamma carbonic anhydrase family protein, whose product MLIAFKGKNPKIGQNVFIAQGAKIIGEVEIGDESSVWFNCVLRADVNFIKIGKRTNIQDLTTIHVWHREFNEDGSLKDAGFPTSIGDDVTIGHNCVIHACTIKDRVLIGMNAVVMDDALIEEDSIVGAGSVVTKGKKFPPRSLILGNPAKFVRELKEEELAFLKISAQNYVHFKDDFL is encoded by the coding sequence ATGTTGATTGCATTTAAAGGTAAAAATCCTAAAATAGGACAAAATGTTTTCATTGCACAAGGAGCTAAAATCATCGGAGAAGTAGAAATCGGTGATGAAAGCAGTGTTTGGTTTAATTGCGTTTTAAGGGCTGATGTGAATTTCATTAAAATCGGCAAAAGAACTAATATACAAGATTTAACCACAATCCATGTTTGGCACAGAGAATTCAATGAAGATGGCTCACTCAAAGACGCAGGTTTTCCAACTTCTATAGGCGATGATGTTACTATAGGACACAATTGTGTTATCCATGCTTGCACGATTAAAGATAGGGTTTTGATTGGTATGAATGCGGTTGTAATGGATGATGCACTCATAGAAGAGGATAGCATAGTGGGTGCAGGAAGTGTAGTAACTAAGGGTAAAAAATTTCCGCCTCGCTCTTTGATTCTTGGCAATCCTGCCAAATTTGTGCGAGAATTAAAAGAAGAAGAATTAGCCTTTTTGAAAATTTCAGCTCAAAATTATGTGCATTTTAAAGATGATTTTCTTTGA